Proteins from a genomic interval of Pseudomonas versuta:
- a CDS encoding LysR family transcriptional regulator — protein sequence MQLEWLEDFIELARTRSLSRAAENRCVTHPAFGRRIRALEEWVGSALIERKQPLSLTPCGVLFLDAATQSLALLTAVRAQFQGTTLSRDEPVRIATGRTLACDFFPDWYQSLNRQLGSFPVSLVTSGAQEAISKLSAGEVDLLLSFSSPLTQTLMDPQRFDSRVLASEELLPVSAPDAHGQPRQQIAVDSSALTIPWLAFSPTLALRGVLAQHLEQLPQRLALRMVYQADSYDAILEMAKRGIGLAWLPRMVVKGALESGDLLIAGSAEFRVSFDVSLHRLRANQSELVMKIWNSL from the coding sequence ATGCAACTTGAATGGCTTGAAGACTTTATCGAGCTGGCACGCACCCGCAGTCTGTCCCGTGCTGCCGAGAATCGTTGCGTCACCCACCCGGCGTTCGGCCGGCGCATCCGGGCACTGGAAGAGTGGGTCGGCTCGGCGCTGATCGAGCGCAAGCAACCGCTGTCGCTTACGCCTTGCGGTGTATTGTTTCTTGATGCCGCCACGCAGTCGCTGGCATTGCTGACTGCGGTCAGGGCGCAATTCCAGGGCACCACCCTGAGCCGCGACGAACCGGTGCGGATCGCTACAGGCCGTACTCTGGCCTGTGATTTTTTCCCCGACTGGTACCAGTCGCTGAACCGCCAACTGGGCAGTTTTCCGGTGTCACTGGTTACCAGCGGCGCCCAGGAAGCAATCAGCAAACTGTCCGCCGGCGAGGTCGACTTGCTGCTGAGTTTTTCCAGCCCCTTGACCCAGACGCTGATGGACCCGCAGCGTTTCGACTCGCGAGTGCTGGCCAGTGAAGAGTTGTTGCCGGTCAGTGCACCCGACGCCCATGGGCAACCGCGACAGCAAATAGCCGTCGACAGCAGTGCCCTGACCATCCCCTGGCTGGCGTTTTCGCCGACCCTGGCCCTGCGCGGGGTGCTGGCCCAGCACCTGGAGCAACTGCCTCAGCGTCTGGCCCTGCGCATGGTTTATCAGGCTGATTCCTATGACGCCATTCTGGAAATGGCCAAGCGTGGCATAGGCCTCGCGTGGCTGCCGCGCATGGTGGTCAAAGGGGCACTGGAGTCCGGCGATTTGCTGATTGCGGGCAGCGCCGAGTTCCGCGTCAGCTTCGACGTTTCGCTGCATCGCTTGCGCGCCAACCAGAGCGAACTGGTAATGAAAATCTGGAACAGTCTTTGA
- a CDS encoding MFS transporter — protein sequence MTVQSSAVPSVRAATKRGPWKEIVAASVGNALEFYDLLIYGYFAVVISKQFFPSDNETTSLLLAVGSFGISFLMRPLGAIVLGSYADRAGRKASLTMSILLMLLGTAIITFAPTYEQIGLLAPLLIIVARMLQGFSTGGEFGAATAFMVEHADAKRRGFFASWQLSTQGLATVLAAGVSALLSYVLSDVQLNTWGWRVAFGIGLLIGPVGFYIRTQIDETPDFKKTVANIAVKTPLRDVLIKGHVSLLLAIGVVAGATAFNYVHKLYMPIYALKQLHIAATSSYLGALMTGITLMIMAPVFGGLSDQYGRFRVLTIALLITGFSSYPMFVLLNTFPSLSTLLMVQAIVGVLIAACLGPIPAMLADIFPTSIRGTGLALSYNFSVTLFGGFAPLIVTWMIDATGNKLAPSFYVMATVLVSVLAIICLGRRMRGISPAAS from the coding sequence ATGACAGTTCAATCATCCGCCGTACCCTCGGTACGTGCTGCGACCAAGCGAGGCCCATGGAAGGAAATCGTCGCTGCCAGCGTCGGCAACGCGCTGGAATTCTACGACTTACTGATCTACGGCTATTTTGCGGTGGTCATCAGCAAGCAGTTTTTCCCCTCCGATAACGAAACCACTTCATTACTGCTGGCCGTGGGCTCGTTCGGCATTTCCTTTTTGATGCGCCCGCTGGGCGCCATCGTCCTCGGTTCATATGCCGACAGGGCCGGGCGCAAGGCATCGTTAACGATGTCGATCCTGCTCATGTTGCTCGGCACCGCGATCATTACCTTCGCTCCGACCTATGAGCAGATCGGCCTGCTGGCACCGCTGTTGATCATCGTTGCGCGCATGCTCCAGGGCTTTTCCACAGGCGGGGAATTTGGTGCAGCGACGGCGTTTATGGTCGAACACGCCGATGCCAAACGCCGGGGCTTCTTTGCCAGCTGGCAATTATCGACCCAGGGCCTGGCGACGGTTTTGGCAGCGGGCGTGAGCGCGCTCCTCAGCTATGTGCTGTCGGATGTGCAATTGAACACCTGGGGCTGGCGGGTGGCATTCGGCATCGGCCTGCTGATCGGCCCCGTGGGTTTTTACATCCGCACGCAAATCGATGAAACCCCGGACTTCAAGAAAACCGTGGCCAATATCGCGGTCAAGACTCCGTTGCGCGATGTGCTGATCAAAGGCCATGTCAGCCTGTTGCTGGCCATCGGCGTCGTTGCCGGGGCCACTGCATTCAACTACGTACACAAGCTGTACATGCCGATCTATGCCCTGAAACAGTTGCACATCGCAGCTACTTCCTCGTACCTCGGGGCCTTGATGACCGGCATCACGCTGATGATCATGGCGCCGGTGTTCGGCGGACTTTCCGATCAGTACGGTCGATTCCGGGTACTGACCATCGCCCTGTTGATAACCGGGTTTTCGTCCTACCCGATGTTCGTGCTGCTCAACACCTTCCCTAGCCTCTCAACCCTGTTAATGGTGCAAGCGATTGTCGGCGTGTTGATCGCAGCCTGCCTGGGGCCCATCCCGGCAATGCTCGCCGACATCTTCCCGACCAGCATTCGCGGGACAGGACTGGCGCTGAGCTACAACTTTTCAGTCACCCTGTTTGGCGGGTTCGCCCCGTTGATCGTGACCTGGATGATCGATGCTACCGGCAACAAACTGGCCCCCAGTTTTTATGTGATGGCGACCGTTCTGGTCAGCGTACTGGCAATCATCTGCCTGGGACGACGCATGCGCGGCATCAGCCCTGCAGCCAGTTAA
- a CDS encoding M14 family metallopeptidase — MKTLEQVRAALTPYPVEVEFPDIEPWKTGNCGIDYVHSFDSGQPGPHVLIMALTHGNEVSGAIAVDTLLRSGVRPRQGRLSLAFGNVEAYHRFNPQDIDATRFVDEDMNRVWLPAALDGERDSVELRRARELRPLIDSVDLLLDIHSMHEESAPLMMCGACSKGLEFARSLGVPATVVADAGHANGRRMRDYGGFGDAASHKNALLIETGQHFSKKSEHVALDVAARFLIATKAVAEADVQGFLSQQQPVTQQFLQVTEPVIASSMDFSFSEDFRGLERIARAGTVIARDGQREIVTPYDNCVLIQPSLRHLGQGVTVVRLARVLAI; from the coding sequence ATGAAGACCCTTGAACAAGTTCGCGCAGCGCTCACACCCTACCCCGTTGAAGTCGAATTTCCCGATATCGAACCCTGGAAAACCGGTAACTGCGGGATCGACTACGTCCACAGCTTCGACAGTGGCCAGCCCGGGCCCCATGTGCTGATCATGGCACTGACCCATGGCAACGAAGTCAGCGGAGCGATCGCGGTAGACACCTTGCTGCGCAGCGGTGTGCGCCCGCGTCAGGGACGACTGTCGCTGGCATTCGGTAATGTAGAGGCCTATCACCGCTTCAATCCACAGGACATCGACGCGACTCGCTTTGTGGACGAGGACATGAACCGTGTCTGGCTACCAGCGGCGCTGGACGGAGAGCGCGACTCGGTAGAATTACGCCGCGCCCGTGAATTACGGCCGCTGATCGACAGCGTCGATTTACTGCTCGATATTCACTCGATGCACGAAGAGTCCGCACCGCTGATGATGTGTGGTGCTTGCAGCAAAGGTCTGGAGTTCGCCCGGTCGCTGGGCGTACCTGCAACCGTCGTCGCCGACGCCGGCCACGCCAACGGACGACGCATGCGTGACTACGGCGGATTTGGCGATGCCGCCAGCCACAAAAACGCCCTGCTGATCGAGACCGGCCAGCACTTTTCAAAGAAGAGCGAACACGTGGCCCTCGATGTGGCAGCACGTTTCCTGATCGCCACCAAAGCCGTCGCCGAAGCCGACGTGCAAGGGTTTCTAAGCCAGCAACAGCCCGTCACCCAACAGTTTCTGCAGGTCACCGAGCCGGTGATCGCCAGCAGCATGGACTTCAGTTTCAGCGAAGACTTCCGAGGCCTCGAACGAATCGCCCGGGCAGGTACGGTGATCGCACGGGATGGCCAGCGCGAGATCGTCACCCCGTATGACAATTGCGTGCTGATCCAGCCGTCACTGCGCCATCTGGGCCAAGGGGTTACGGTGGTGAGACTGGCGCGAGTGCTGGCTATTTAA
- a CDS encoding response regulator transcription factor, with the protein MHSQKPNGMNILLIGDDRSLGEGLQAFLHHNGFTCIWERDITDIKHIWRSASLAILGRQILGKDSTRLLPGLLTIKALPVIILTTCADVEEKIAALEAGARDYVTKPFAHIELLARIRAQIRPLGEGNLESGELLLVPSKRLVFWKGQKISLTHKEFELLLILVQMAGRVFTREELLNQVWGYKKFPSTRTIDMHILQLRRKIPNIKISTIHGVGYRLADDGHPDL; encoded by the coding sequence GTGCACTCGCAAAAACCCAACGGGATGAACATATTATTAATCGGCGATGATCGTTCTTTGGGTGAAGGCCTTCAGGCTTTTCTTCATCACAACGGTTTTACTTGCATATGGGAGCGTGACATAACGGACATTAAACACATATGGCGATCCGCAAGCCTGGCTATATTAGGCCGACAAATACTTGGCAAAGACAGCACTCGGCTTCTTCCAGGCTTGCTTACGATAAAAGCATTACCTGTGATTATTCTCACGACTTGCGCCGACGTAGAGGAAAAGATTGCCGCACTGGAAGCAGGAGCGCGTGACTACGTCACAAAGCCATTTGCCCATATAGAACTTCTAGCCCGTATACGTGCTCAGATAAGACCCTTGGGTGAGGGAAACCTGGAATCCGGTGAACTTCTGCTAGTCCCCTCCAAACGTTTGGTCTTCTGGAAAGGACAGAAGATTTCTCTTACCCATAAAGAGTTTGAGTTGTTGTTAATCCTTGTACAAATGGCCGGACGTGTTTTTACCAGGGAGGAATTACTTAACCAGGTATGGGGTTATAAAAAATTCCCCTCGACCCGGACGATTGACATGCACATCCTGCAATTGCGGCGAAAAATCCCCAACATCAAAATATCGACCATACATGGCGTTGGTTATCGTCTGGCCGATGACGGACACCCGGACCTTTAA
- a CDS encoding aminotransferase class III-fold pyridoxal phosphate-dependent enzyme codes for MKFGFIAHPTSIGLQRQVKIIDLLDRTLAEQNLGYQSQLWKPRNLVPFADFGRIVSATGATCEGILHYLPLTAEQMLSQPRTIAERVLEGVQSLSAQGAQLVGLGGFTAIVGNRGLQTLDRSGVAVTTGNSLTAFAAYKNVLEAMARLDVSPADCEVAVVGYPGSIALVIARLLARKGCRLRLVHRGSVEQGHKSLSYLPVQMHPQVCLTPEIATCYDEVLFYVAATSSGGVIDPYRLAPGSVVVDAALPRDVLPFHHDRNDILIIDGGLVSASEAVRFGTESLGLAPKKFLNGCLAETLVLALEGRAQAFSIGRELPEEQVLEIGRIAGEHGFSPSPMASSGERLHPQAFQTLRRFHHRGAEAAPSDCAPQVRDEVLRCFGQHINPVLQAFYRFNHIERVFTRGSGCWLTDLNGDRYLDFVAGYGCLNTGHNHSRVNQALQAYLQQQHPTFVQYVSVPQQTSLLAQRLCELAPGNLERVFFSNSGTEAIEAALKLAMAAMARPRVLYCENGYHGKTLGALSVTGRSKHREPFKPLLERCDSIPFGDIAALEAALVQGQIGAFILEPVQGEGGVILPPAGYLRQVRALCSAHGCLMILDEIQTGLGRTGKLFACEWEEVVPDILVLAKSLSGGAVPIGATLSGAALWDRAYGSIDTFALHTSTFGGGNFASAAALATLDVIIDEDLAGNAARVGGQLKADLREVVSAYPFIREVRGTGLMIAIEFEYSFQGGVEAFVREFASRIPGNAAGTYRMLSDKARQHIQEAISEVEKNFEEMFVLRFIIKLSKEHGVLTFVTANNNRVIRIQPPLVLSEAEAAHFAQAFRTVCQDMSTFLT; via the coding sequence ATGAAATTCGGTTTTATTGCCCATCCGACTTCCATCGGCCTGCAGCGTCAAGTCAAAATTATCGACCTGCTGGACCGTACGCTTGCCGAGCAGAATCTGGGCTATCAATCTCAACTCTGGAAGCCGCGCAACCTGGTGCCGTTCGCTGATTTCGGGCGTATCGTCAGTGCCACCGGTGCTACCTGCGAAGGTATTTTGCATTACCTGCCGCTCACCGCCGAGCAGATGCTCAGCCAGCCGCGAACGATCGCTGAGCGCGTACTGGAAGGTGTGCAAAGCCTCAGCGCGCAAGGTGCCCAGCTGGTGGGTCTGGGGGGCTTTACCGCGATTGTCGGCAACCGTGGTTTGCAAACGCTGGACCGTAGCGGCGTGGCGGTGACCACCGGTAATTCGCTGACTGCCTTTGCGGCCTACAAGAACGTGCTTGAAGCCATGGCCCGCCTGGATGTGTCGCCCGCTGACTGCGAAGTGGCGGTGGTCGGCTACCCCGGCTCTATCGCTCTGGTTATTGCCAGGCTGCTGGCGCGCAAGGGTTGCCGCCTGCGCCTGGTGCACCGGGGCAGTGTCGAGCAGGGCCATAAAAGTCTCAGCTACCTGCCGGTGCAAATGCACCCTCAGGTGTGCCTGACTCCCGAGATCGCTACCTGTTACGACGAGGTGCTGTTCTACGTCGCAGCGACCTCCAGCGGCGGGGTGATCGACCCTTATCGACTGGCCCCGGGCTCAGTAGTGGTGGACGCTGCTTTGCCCAGGGACGTGCTGCCCTTTCATCACGACCGCAACGACATCCTGATCATCGACGGTGGACTGGTGTCCGCCAGCGAGGCCGTGCGCTTTGGAACCGAGTCTCTTGGGCTGGCCCCCAAGAAGTTCCTCAATGGCTGTCTGGCCGAAACCCTGGTTCTGGCTCTGGAAGGCCGCGCGCAAGCTTTTTCCATCGGCCGTGAATTGCCCGAGGAGCAGGTGCTGGAGATAGGCCGGATCGCCGGCGAACATGGTTTTTCGCCATCGCCGATGGCCTCCAGTGGCGAGCGCCTGCACCCGCAGGCGTTTCAGACCTTGCGCCGCTTTCACCATCGCGGTGCCGAGGCCGCCCCCAGCGATTGTGCGCCGCAAGTGCGCGACGAAGTCCTGCGCTGCTTTGGCCAGCACATCAACCCGGTGTTGCAGGCGTTCTACCGGTTCAACCATATCGAACGGGTCTTTACCCGGGGCAGTGGATGCTGGCTGACCGATCTCAATGGCGACCGTTATCTGGATTTTGTCGCCGGCTATGGCTGCCTGAACACCGGGCACAACCATTCGCGGGTCAACCAGGCATTGCAGGCTTACCTGCAACAGCAGCACCCAACCTTTGTGCAATACGTATCGGTGCCGCAACAAACCAGCTTGCTGGCGCAGCGACTCTGCGAACTGGCACCGGGCAATCTTGAACGGGTGTTTTTCAGTAACTCCGGCACCGAAGCCATAGAAGCCGCGTTGAAATTAGCCATGGCTGCCATGGCCCGTCCGCGGGTGCTGTATTGCGAGAACGGATACCACGGCAAGACTCTGGGCGCGTTATCAGTGACCGGTCGCAGTAAGCACCGCGAGCCCTTCAAACCATTGCTGGAACGTTGTGATTCGATTCCTTTCGGTGACATTGCTGCTCTGGAAGCGGCCCTGGTCCAGGGGCAAATTGGTGCTTTTATCCTGGAACCGGTCCAGGGTGAGGGCGGGGTGATCCTGCCGCCTGCGGGCTATCTGCGACAGGTGCGGGCACTGTGCAGTGCCCATGGTTGCCTGATGATTCTCGACGAGATCCAGACGGGGCTCGGGCGTACCGGCAAATTATTTGCGTGTGAATGGGAAGAGGTGGTGCCTGACATTCTGGTGCTGGCAAAATCCCTCTCCGGCGGTGCCGTGCCCATAGGCGCTACGCTGTCCGGGGCGGCGCTGTGGGATCGAGCCTATGGCAGCATCGACACCTTCGCCTTGCATACTTCGACCTTCGGTGGCGGCAACTTTGCCTCTGCTGCGGCCCTTGCGACTCTTGACGTGATCATCGACGAAGACCTGGCCGGCAATGCCGCCCGTGTTGGTGGCCAGCTCAAGGCCGACTTGCGTGAAGTGGTCAGTGCCTACCCGTTCATTCGCGAGGTGCGGGGCACAGGGCTGATGATTGCCATCGAGTTTGAATACAGTTTCCAAGGGGGGGTGGAGGCATTCGTACGCGAGTTTGCCAGTCGTATACCGGGGAACGCAGCAGGTACCTACCGAATGCTTTCTGATAAAGCCAGGCAGCACATCCAGGAGGCGATCAGTGAGGTGGAGAAGAACTTTGAGGAGATGTTCGTACTGCGCTTCATCATCAAACTGTCGAAGGAGCACGGCGTGCTGACCTTTGTCACCGCGAATAACAACCGGGTTATACGTATCCAGCCACCCTTGGTACTCAGCGAGGCTGAAGCGGCGCATTTTGCCCAGGCATTCCGTACCGTTTGCCAAGACATGTCGACCTTCCTTACCTGA
- a CDS encoding decarboxylase, with the protein MKPILGICLVTRAQTLIEDVTFVIEQLQACRQPAPCAPDRPLKQGGNEGMLCGPGPKPRSEAVLQMLVLKTRHYLQAMLPDVMVVPEPCLMSFTSIEAAQVQLCCQAPQLSSQIFILDLSEQAEASFEDPFDALIAITPGTRLSPHSALMYCALSALAGWMNQVGGNRNLRVIDDDRAARRADLLRIVLDHLEHVHFNRLLARSITSPLLSVSMATEVTRFMRSRWQEHWDFHSYTGSMVAGLIQSMQQNLTGTGVRCFSGCNEHSLAVSAMAGWQLFGRAYVITVTSGMIDEFRGTLANLKRLGAPGLIICADSPENVWYAFQGTHDVENNGCRVIEAKGLRQVFIRKVEEVGTCLEQAFAMLAERAEPVFILATQGVLESRPRKPLNVGLPGRGTALDTPLDSSQLQALDQALDLINHQPLHLLWQCGKLSDGQRQRVYVLAERAAIALADSITQPGSVGPYHKGQPVPQYLGPLSLYGFSRRIYHFMHTGHELNGPQSHCVFFLKGKVDQAATPFSEGKLKRQLRIVQVNHEPRHVSPFTDLSLNVPLDVFLDHIERGLQVEPQVLALRRAKLEVLSGISESVAVDQVETLPMTANYFFLRLGNLVRELIEQQGYRYIGVYDVGRCGISALRNVPRTDPGFSGWYGRALMGDGLMALPYIAMTGSGNVLAFVGDGARALVPDIEARLIDGLAGDRGAKKRNVTLFYLTNGLLSLIQTYLDKRYAHNGALQVAVSSAGSLAVSLERAGSICVHRERLVKFDEARLRSLLMCPGQLNIIDVLLAHNSEGDGLSLVSETAWSRQ; encoded by the coding sequence ATGAAGCCAATCTTAGGTATTTGTCTCGTTACCCGGGCCCAGACTCTAATCGAGGATGTGACCTTTGTTATTGAACAGTTGCAGGCGTGCCGACAGCCCGCTCCCTGTGCACCTGACCGGCCGCTGAAGCAGGGTGGCAATGAAGGCATGCTCTGCGGGCCGGGGCCAAAACCGCGAAGCGAGGCGGTACTGCAAATGCTTGTCCTCAAGACCCGGCACTACCTGCAAGCAATGCTGCCCGATGTCATGGTGGTGCCTGAGCCGTGCCTGATGAGCTTCACCTCGATCGAGGCGGCACAGGTGCAGCTGTGTTGCCAGGCCCCGCAACTGTCCAGCCAGATATTTATCCTCGATCTCAGTGAGCAGGCCGAGGCCAGCTTCGAAGACCCGTTTGACGCGCTGATCGCCATTACGCCCGGCACGCGCCTCTCGCCCCATTCAGCACTGATGTATTGCGCCTTGTCAGCCTTGGCGGGGTGGATGAACCAGGTGGGCGGGAACCGTAATCTGCGAGTGATTGATGATGACCGTGCCGCTCGGCGCGCGGACTTGCTGCGCATTGTGCTCGATCACCTGGAGCACGTTCACTTTAACCGCCTGCTGGCACGTTCCATTACCAGCCCGTTGCTGTCAGTGAGCATGGCCACCGAAGTGACACGGTTCATGCGCAGTCGCTGGCAAGAGCACTGGGACTTTCATTCATACACGGGCTCCATGGTTGCAGGGTTGATCCAGTCCATGCAGCAGAACCTCACCGGAACAGGAGTGCGGTGCTTCAGCGGGTGCAATGAGCACAGTCTGGCGGTCAGTGCCATGGCTGGCTGGCAGCTGTTTGGCCGTGCTTATGTGATCACCGTGACGTCGGGCATGATTGACGAGTTTCGCGGTACCCTGGCCAACCTCAAGCGCCTCGGTGCGCCGGGGCTGATCATCTGTGCCGACAGCCCGGAGAATGTCTGGTACGCCTTCCAGGGCACCCACGACGTTGAAAACAACGGGTGCCGGGTGATCGAGGCCAAAGGCTTGCGCCAGGTCTTCATCCGCAAGGTCGAGGAGGTTGGCACTTGCCTGGAGCAGGCTTTCGCCATGCTCGCCGAGCGGGCGGAGCCGGTGTTCATCCTTGCTACCCAAGGTGTGTTGGAGTCCCGTCCCAGGAAGCCGCTGAATGTAGGTTTGCCTGGGCGGGGGACGGCCCTTGATACCCCCCTCGACAGCAGTCAGCTCCAAGCGCTGGATCAGGCCCTGGATCTGATCAATCACCAGCCGCTGCACTTGCTCTGGCAATGCGGCAAGCTCAGCGACGGGCAACGCCAGCGAGTCTACGTACTGGCCGAGCGCGCAGCCATTGCCCTGGCCGACAGCATCACCCAGCCCGGGAGCGTCGGCCCATACCATAAGGGCCAACCGGTGCCGCAGTATCTGGGGCCGTTGTCCCTGTATGGTTTCAGTCGCCGTATCTATCACTTCATGCACACCGGGCATGAGCTCAACGGGCCGCAAAGCCATTGCGTGTTCTTTCTAAAGGGCAAGGTCGACCAGGCGGCCACACCATTCTCCGAAGGCAAGCTCAAGCGCCAGTTGCGGATCGTGCAGGTCAATCATGAGCCGCGTCATGTTTCGCCTTTTACTGACCTGTCGCTCAATGTGCCGCTGGATGTCTTTCTCGATCATATAGAGCGCGGTTTGCAGGTCGAACCGCAGGTCCTCGCACTGCGCCGTGCCAAGCTTGAGGTGTTGTCCGGTATCAGCGAGAGCGTCGCGGTGGACCAGGTCGAGACGCTGCCGATGACCGCCAACTACTTCTTTCTGCGCCTGGGCAACCTGGTGCGCGAGCTGATCGAGCAACAGGGCTATCGCTACATTGGCGTCTACGACGTCGGGCGCTGTGGCATTTCTGCGCTACGTAATGTGCCGCGCACTGATCCGGGGTTTTCCGGCTGGTACGGACGCGCCTTGATGGGGGACGGTCTTATGGCGCTGCCTTACATTGCCATGACCGGCTCGGGCAACGTGCTGGCGTTTGTCGGTGACGGTGCCCGGGCGCTGGTGCCGGATATCGAGGCGCGGCTCATCGATGGCCTGGCCGGCGATCGCGGTGCAAAAAAACGCAACGTGACCCTGTTCTATCTAACCAATGGCCTGTTGTCGCTGATCCAGACCTACCTCGACAAGCGATACGCCCATAACGGCGCGTTGCAGGTTGCAGTCTCCAGTGCCGGGTCATTGGCCGTTTCACTGGAGCGGGCGGGCTCGATCTGCGTGCACCGCGAACGCCTGGTGAAGTTCGATGAGGCACGCCTGCGCAGCCTTCTGATGTGTCCCGGGCAATTGAATATTATCGACGTATTGCTGGCCCACAACTCGGAGGGCGATGGCTTGAGTCTGGTCTCGGAAACCGCTTGGAGCCGTCAATGA
- a CDS encoding pyridoxal phosphate-dependent decarboxylase family protein, translating into MLSRKNLEILVAAQKRLYCTFPELPSFEQRWDFETDGVIQALLTRLGDNDPYFHPRYAGHMSGYVCDVAVMSYFLAMQFNPNNHSYDGGRATTKMEVECLDSMARMLDWNHYQGHLTSGGTIGNLEALWIHRALGANTVICSKGAHFTHKRAANILDLKYLEVDVTKDGSLCSIALSGVLAALEATDVPVVVCTLGTTLNGAIDPLDEIFSLKAEHDFKVHVDAAYGGYFYLIRARLAGRNRKAFDFLPAADSIVIDPHKHGLQGFGCGALLLRGVSESTSQAIYTHDSPYTYFDRRGISIGEKTLECSRPGAAAAALWATMQCLPLEEEGEFSRVLLSCHTAAVKMSELLFAVDDVRLVVREPALDIVVFYIECADISAATRQLYEQLKASGFYVAMADCDISSETGVFREVSCIRLTLMKKEHLAMVDELADQIIRLSKCIADEYRSQYQAL; encoded by the coding sequence TTTAACCCGGCTGGGCGATAACGACCCCTATTTCCACCCCCGCTATGCCGGGCACATGTCCGGGTATGTGTGCGATGTGGCGGTCATGAGCTATTTCCTGGCCATGCAGTTCAATCCCAATAATCATAGTTATGACGGAGGGCGTGCCACAACGAAGATGGAAGTTGAGTGCCTTGACAGCATGGCCAGGATGCTGGACTGGAATCATTATCAGGGGCATCTGACTTCGGGCGGGACAATAGGCAATCTTGAGGCCTTGTGGATTCACAGGGCGTTGGGAGCCAACACGGTAATTTGCAGCAAGGGGGCTCACTTTACCCACAAGCGCGCGGCCAATATCCTTGATCTCAAGTACCTTGAAGTGGATGTCACCAAAGACGGCAGCCTGTGCTCAATAGCGTTGTCAGGTGTACTGGCTGCACTGGAGGCTACAGATGTGCCCGTGGTGGTATGTACTTTAGGGACCACCCTCAATGGTGCAATCGACCCCCTGGATGAAATATTTTCCCTTAAGGCCGAACATGATTTTAAAGTTCATGTCGATGCGGCCTATGGCGGCTACTTCTATTTGATTCGAGCGCGTCTTGCTGGACGTAACCGAAAAGCTTTCGACTTTCTGCCCGCCGCGGATTCGATAGTCATTGATCCTCATAAACATGGGCTTCAAGGTTTTGGCTGTGGCGCACTGCTGTTGAGAGGTGTCAGCGAGTCGACGTCGCAAGCGATATATACGCACGACTCGCCGTACACTTATTTTGACCGGCGAGGTATCAGCATCGGTGAAAAGACCCTGGAATGTTCCCGGCCTGGCGCAGCTGCAGCTGCGTTGTGGGCCACCATGCAATGTCTCCCTTTAGAAGAAGAGGGGGAGTTTTCCCGGGTGCTTCTTTCTTGTCATACCGCGGCCGTTAAAATGTCTGAACTGCTTTTTGCCGTTGATGACGTGAGGCTTGTCGTTCGTGAACCGGCTCTTGATATCGTGGTGTTTTATATTGAATGTGCGGATATCAGCGCTGCGACACGCCAACTGTATGAGCAACTTAAAGCCTCAGGTTTTTATGTGGCGATGGCAGACTGTGATATTTCATCTGAAACCGGCGTATTTCGTGAAGTCAGCTGTATAAGACTGACGCTGATGAAAAAGGAACACTTGGCCATGGTTGATGAGTTGGCGGATCAAATCATCAGGCTATCGAAGTGCATCGCCGATGAGTACAGGAGTCAATACCAGGCTCTGTAA